A region of Deltaproteobacteria bacterium DNA encodes the following proteins:
- a CDS encoding AsmA-like C-terminal domain-containing protein translates to MKNVKRVSYWLGSGIGIIVILAAVSFLLAKKFVNREHMKEEILAFLSDRIDGDVEFENVDIRFFHWPHVYIKNGKISVPDKLEGSFETLVVYPKLLPLLEGKVEISTLRVNKPKIELYIKDEPEEGESTEGYALSFEDLKQHIVRSLGYLEADDRGLNAEIKNGVVVLKKDGTDVLSLSGLNASVLLPDDELIVKMSSNSSFWKKLTLNGSINVKDYSGKGELVVNGLEPHKIVEFSIPGKELVSDSIINLRTRYRTEGLRTLDVILDASVPRLTLVQHSENLKVGGENISAELHVDENRIELELNNADLTYPELNLSGRYEIDKKAEVEKLSLRGLNVNAESVRESALFVAGENDIVDIIFEVVRGGTVPEITLEASGSTFRDLWRQGNFVIEGNMVNGNIYIPVAEFDIVGAEGDAVISDGTLKGTNLSGKLGNSLGYDGALLIGTDGSEGPLNLEIMIDADAAEVPPILEQFVHDEIFLNEMRRIKNVNGKAKGKFVLGDRKESPDPEVYVSGFDITADYDRFPQPLSVEGGKFDYADQKIDVEGLKVTTGKLSSPGFSGSFKWKNEKSLHAVSKDTKADLSELFLWLSSIESLRPHLTIIESAGGSAYFSSVSFTGPLSDPAGWQINAEGNVSGVDINIDGLDHPISIPTAEIKSTSGELSVSKAAIASKDSSVNVEMVLNNYFTNFFELNMDFEGTLGPAAMDFLSKHVKLPEELVFPGPISISDSSLVFKKNGNGGAEPAVNEPAAQNHRPADEIDLNVNIRADALEWKDSEKVDSIEKEIKTERRNGWNSPLGGRVSVKSESFKFKGLNWDSLDAMISFLDNSIDIDINEANLCGISTPGLLNISPPSLSFEFRPFTRNDSLANVLECLLDKAGIISGDFDFNGKVSSQSEFGEVTNSLEGGVELTSSNGRVKKYGGVAKFFSYLNFGELFRGDSPDFDKEGFRYDNLVAKADIKDGRVKITEAAMDGPSLKIVCEGYIDLVLKKLDLQVLVIPVMAVDSVIDKIPLVGYVLGDKYVSIPVKVTGDISDPKIEELSPSALRFGLLGIIKQTLNIPVTLIKPLKNKDKSKGDTNENEKE, encoded by the coding sequence GTGAAGAACGTAAAAAGGGTTTCATACTGGCTGGGTTCGGGGATAGGGATAATTGTGATTCTGGCTGCAGTTTCCTTTCTTCTCGCCAAAAAGTTCGTTAACCGTGAGCATATGAAGGAGGAAATACTGGCTTTCCTCTCGGATAGAATCGACGGCGATGTCGAATTTGAGAACGTTGATATTCGTTTTTTTCACTGGCCCCACGTCTATATAAAAAACGGAAAAATTTCGGTTCCCGATAAGCTCGAGGGGAGCTTTGAGACCCTCGTGGTTTATCCCAAGCTTCTGCCGCTCCTGGAGGGGAAAGTTGAAATCTCCACACTCCGGGTTAACAAGCCCAAAATAGAGCTTTACATAAAAGATGAGCCCGAGGAGGGAGAAAGCACCGAAGGGTATGCCCTTTCGTTTGAGGATTTAAAACAACATATTGTGCGGTCCCTTGGTTATCTGGAGGCAGACGACCGGGGGCTCAATGCCGAGATCAAAAACGGCGTGGTCGTGCTCAAGAAGGACGGAACCGACGTCCTTTCGCTCAGCGGCTTAAATGCTTCAGTGTTACTTCCAGACGATGAACTAATCGTTAAAATGTCAAGCAACTCGAGCTTCTGGAAGAAACTTACCCTGAACGGCAGCATCAACGTCAAGGATTATAGTGGAAAGGGTGAATTGGTTGTGAACGGATTGGAGCCCCACAAAATAGTGGAGTTCTCGATTCCCGGTAAAGAGCTTGTTTCCGATTCCATTATTAATTTGCGTACGAGATACAGAACGGAGGGGCTCCGGACTCTCGACGTTATCTTGGATGCCTCCGTTCCGAGACTCACTCTGGTTCAACATAGTGAGAATTTGAAAGTTGGTGGAGAAAATATCAGTGCCGAATTGCATGTTGATGAAAATAGAATCGAATTGGAACTAAATAACGCCGATCTGACTTATCCGGAGCTGAATCTATCCGGTAGATACGAAATTGATAAAAAGGCGGAAGTCGAAAAATTGTCTCTCAGGGGCCTCAATGTAAATGCAGAGTCGGTGAGGGAAAGCGCCCTGTTTGTCGCAGGGGAGAACGATATTGTGGATATAATTTTTGAGGTTGTCAGGGGAGGTACGGTGCCTGAAATCACTCTCGAGGCGTCGGGGAGTACTTTCAGGGACCTCTGGAGGCAGGGGAACTTCGTTATAGAGGGAAACATGGTCAACGGGAATATATATATTCCCGTAGCCGAATTCGATATAGTAGGGGCGGAAGGTGACGCCGTTATTAGCGACGGGACTTTAAAAGGCACCAATCTGAGCGGAAAACTCGGTAATTCCCTGGGTTACGACGGCGCGTTGTTAATAGGCACGGACGGATCCGAGGGGCCCTTAAACCTTGAGATTATGATTGACGCGGATGCGGCCGAGGTTCCTCCAATACTCGAACAGTTCGTGCATGATGAAATATTTTTAAATGAAATGCGCCGCATTAAAAACGTCAACGGAAAGGCAAAGGGGAAATTTGTTCTGGGGGACCGGAAAGAATCCCCCGACCCCGAGGTCTATGTTTCCGGATTCGATATTACCGCCGACTATGACCGGTTCCCTCAGCCGCTCAGCGTAGAGGGCGGGAAATTTGATTATGCCGACCAGAAAATCGATGTAGAGGGTCTAAAGGTTACAACGGGCAAGTTATCGTCCCCTGGGTTTTCGGGTTCTTTTAAATGGAAAAATGAAAAGTCCCTTCACGCGGTCTCAAAAGATACAAAAGCGGATTTGAGCGAATTATTCCTCTGGCTTTCTTCAATCGAGTCACTCAGGCCTCATCTCACAATTATCGAATCCGCCGGGGGATCGGCATATTTTTCCTCCGTCTCGTTTACAGGTCCGTTGTCCGATCCTGCCGGTTGGCAGATTAATGCTGAGGGCAATGTGAGCGGAGTGGATATAAATATTGACGGGTTGGATCACCCGATCAGCATCCCGACTGCAGAAATTAAATCGACCAGCGGTGAACTGTCGGTATCAAAAGCGGCTATCGCCTCAAAGGACAGTTCCGTTAATGTTGAAATGGTTCTTAACAACTATTTTACGAACTTCTTTGAGCTGAACATGGATTTTGAGGGCACTCTGGGTCCCGCGGCCATGGATTTTCTGTCAAAGCACGTGAAACTCCCCGAGGAACTCGTATTTCCGGGTCCGATATCGATTTCCGACTCCAGTCTGGTTTTTAAGAAAAACGGCAATGGCGGAGCCGAACCGGCGGTAAATGAGCCTGCCGCGCAAAATCACCGCCCCGCGGATGAGATAGATTTGAACGTAAACATCCGGGCGGACGCTCTCGAATGGAAGGATTCCGAGAAGGTGGATTCCATTGAGAAAGAAATTAAGACTGAAAGGCGGAACGGATGGAATTCACCTCTTGGCGGCAGGGTCAGCGTGAAGTCCGAAAGCTTCAAATTCAAGGGTTTAAACTGGGACTCCCTCGACGCGATGATTTCTTTTCTTGATAATAGCATCGATATCGACATAAATGAGGCAAACCTGTGCGGTATCTCAACACCCGGCTTGCTCAATATCTCTCCTCCGAGTCTCAGCTTTGAATTCCGGCCCTTCACCCGAAACGATAGTTTGGCAAACGTGCTCGAATGTCTTTTAGACAAAGCCGGGATAATCTCAGGGGATTTCGATTTTAACGGTAAAGTTTCTTCCCAAAGCGAATTCGGCGAGGTGACCAACTCGCTCGAAGGCGGTGTGGAGCTCACGTCCAGTAACGGTCGGGTGAAAAAGTACGGCGGGGTTGCGAAATTTTTCTCATATCTTAACTTCGGAGAGCTGTTTCGAGGAGACTCGCCGGATTTCGACAAGGAAGGGTTTCGATATGACAACCTGGTAGCGAAGGCCGATATTAAAGACGGCAGGGTTAAGATTACCGAGGCCGCTATGGACGGCCCGTCCCTCAAGATCGTCTGTGAGGGTTACATAGACCTGGTGCTCAAAAAGCTCGATCTCCAGGTTCTCGTAATACCTGTAATGGCGGTAGATTCCGTGATTGATAAGATACCCCTCGTCGGTTACGTCCTTGGCGACAAGTATGTTTCCATCCCGGTTAAGGTCACGGGGGATATATCCGACCCCAAGATCGAGGAGCTATCCCCTTCGGCGCTTAGATTCGGACTCCTGGGTATTATAAAGCAGACCCTGAATATTCCTGTAACATTGATAAAACCGCTTAAGAACAAAGATAAATCAAAAGGGGATACGAATGAGAATGAAAAGGAGTAA
- a CDS encoding MFS transporter, whose product MTRKQILTFIAMGIGVGVIAVDIAAINVALPAVEKDFRTTVGTIQWVVNGYALSFGVLMVTCGRLADTFGRRKIFFIGLIIFALASLTGALSQSAGVLIGSRVVQGFGAALLWPSVLGIIYSSVSDAQKGFAVGLILGAAGVGNAAGPLIGGFLTEFASWRWVLFVNVPLSVIAGILTYLEVDKQPVEGGKKYVDYLGITTITVSLVSLMYALNQSTSWGWGSYRTISLILIFAVVMFLFVRIERKTEDGLIPPDVMSNIPFMLTATIMFTLIPAFFAMLLYMPQYFEKFLNYSPLRAGASLVPMLFMFAIVAPISGKIYNLIGARLSIFAGMILTFTGTLGIIFLAFGNSYYGFLPGLVVSGIGLGFAVPSITTAAVSSVRESRASLAGGIVYMFQLVGGALGLAVITTIFTDFAKNDLLNRIKGAGVSLSDSQQADVTGFILGSESKKALLDGLGAEEFQQVLTHIHHAFVTGIETGLGFAAFLVATGAVLCFFAISDKRKPSG is encoded by the coding sequence ATGACACGGAAACAAATACTCACATTTATTGCAATGGGCATCGGGGTGGGAGTAATAGCGGTAGATATAGCCGCGATAAATGTCGCGCTGCCCGCCGTTGAAAAGGATTTCAGGACGACAGTCGGTACAATCCAGTGGGTAGTGAACGGCTACGCCCTTTCTTTCGGCGTGCTGATGGTTACGTGCGGCAGACTCGCGGATACTTTCGGACGCAGAAAAATATTTTTTATCGGCTTGATTATCTTCGCTCTGGCTTCACTGACCGGAGCATTATCTCAAAGCGCAGGTGTTTTAATAGGCTCCAGAGTCGTGCAGGGATTCGGAGCCGCTTTACTATGGCCGTCGGTCCTAGGAATCATATATTCCTCCGTTTCGGATGCACAAAAGGGCTTTGCAGTCGGGCTCATACTCGGAGCCGCAGGCGTGGGAAATGCGGCAGGACCTTTGATCGGGGGTTTTTTGACCGAATTCGCATCCTGGCGCTGGGTACTTTTCGTAAACGTTCCGTTATCTGTCATAGCCGGTATTCTTACCTACCTGGAAGTTGACAAGCAGCCTGTCGAGGGCGGCAAAAAATATGTTGATTACCTCGGTATAACAACGATTACAGTTTCGCTGGTTTCATTAATGTACGCTTTAAATCAGTCGACATCCTGGGGGTGGGGTTCTTACAGAACGATTTCGCTTATTCTTATATTCGCTGTAGTTATGTTTTTGTTTGTCCGGATTGAAAGAAAAACCGAAGACGGGCTTATACCCCCTGACGTTATGTCCAATATTCCCTTTATGCTAACAGCGACAATAATGTTCACTTTAATCCCGGCATTTTTTGCGATGCTTCTCTATATGCCGCAATATTTTGAGAAATTTCTTAACTACTCTCCCCTTCGCGCCGGGGCCTCACTGGTTCCAATGTTATTTATGTTCGCGATAGTAGCCCCTATCTCCGGGAAGATTTATAATTTGATCGGGGCAAGGCTTTCGATTTTCGCAGGTATGATACTTACGTTTACAGGTACACTGGGCATCATTTTTTTGGCCTTTGGGAACAGCTATTACGGTTTTTTGCCCGGTTTGGTCGTTTCAGGAATCGGCCTCGGTTTTGCGGTGCCTTCGATTACCACTGCGGCGGTGAGTTCGGTGCGGGAATCGAGGGCGAGCCTGGCGGGGGGAATAGTTTATATGTTTCAGCTCGTTGGGGGGGCTTTGGGACTCGCCGTTATAACTACGATTTTTACGGACTTCGCGAAAAATGATCTTTTGAACCGAATTAAGGGAGCGGGAGTTAGCCTGTCGGATTCTCAACAAGCCGATGTGACAGGCTTTATTCTGGGAAGCGAGAGCAAGAAGGCTTTGCTTGACGGACTGGGGGCCGAAGAATTTCAGCAGGTATTGACCCATATCCATCACGCTTTCGTTACAGGAATTGAAACAGGGCTGGGTTTCGCCGCTTTTTTGGTTGCTACCGGAGCCGTACTGTGCTTTTTTGCCATATCGGATAAAAGAAAACCGTCCGGCTGA
- a CDS encoding carbohydrate porin: MTGSWGGFRDRLIEWGVRPTATYDTTVLGNPTGGEKKGVKYAGLLNLYLDLDLERLLDVGGTRFMVSGSWASGGSLSEEDIGNFFPVSNIFSGRSVRLYQLFLETKFWDKRVTVAAGRLGVADYFSTAEVFGNYVSDAFNMHPVGIDINVPAYFANPEASWGSRMKIKPADDFYLASGAYNSNPRVGRDSTHGLDFSFRNGVILIAEAGYMPNSEEGSGGLRGGYKLGAYYDTGKFEELANTEKSRRGNYGFYVVIDQMLYREPETESEGFTAWATVTLAPEEEINTIPFFLSWGFVYEGLFPGRDEDNAAFGMAYGAVSNDLEGKDFEIALEGTYIFQISRWLDIQPDVQYIVHPGGSGSIPNALVVGVMLSVDL, encoded by the coding sequence ATGACTGGCAGCTGGGGAGGATTCAGGGACAGGCTGATTGAATGGGGAGTCAGGCCCACTGCTACATACGATACAACTGTTCTTGGAAACCCAACAGGCGGAGAAAAAAAGGGGGTAAAGTACGCCGGGCTCCTTAACCTGTATCTTGATTTAGATCTTGAAAGATTGCTGGATGTCGGGGGGACGAGGTTTATGGTGTCTGGCTCATGGGCTTCGGGCGGGAGCCTGAGTGAGGAGGATATCGGGAACTTCTTCCCGGTGTCTAATATTTTTAGCGGCAGGTCGGTGCGGCTTTACCAGCTTTTCCTTGAAACGAAATTTTGGGATAAAAGGGTTACAGTAGCTGCCGGCCGCTTGGGGGTAGCCGATTATTTCAGTACCGCGGAGGTATTCGGTAATTACGTGAGCGATGCCTTCAATATGCATCCGGTAGGAATAGACATTAACGTCCCCGCGTATTTCGCCAATCCTGAAGCAAGCTGGGGGTCGCGTATGAAAATAAAGCCCGCCGATGATTTTTACCTCGCCTCCGGCGCTTATAACTCAAATCCCCGCGTGGGACGCGACAGCACCCACGGACTGGATTTCTCTTTTCGGAACGGTGTTATTCTGATTGCCGAGGCGGGTTATATGCCTAATTCCGAAGAGGGTTCGGGCGGCTTGCGGGGAGGATATAAGCTCGGCGCTTATTATGATACGGGAAAGTTCGAAGAACTCGCAAACACGGAGAAAAGCCGCAGGGGCAACTATGGGTTTTACGTCGTCATTGATCAGATGCTCTACAGGGAACCCGAGACTGAAAGCGAGGGTTTTACCGCCTGGGCTACCGTAACGCTAGCACCGGAGGAAGAGATTAATACAATCCCGTTTTTTCTTTCGTGGGGTTTTGTATATGAAGGACTTTTTCCGGGGAGGGACGAGGACAATGCCGCTTTCGGGATGGCTTACGGGGCGGTGAGCAATGATCTCGAAGGAAAGGACTTCGAGATAGCGCTTGAGGGGACGTATATATTTCAGATTTCCCGCTGGCTCGATATACAGCCGGACGTTCAATATATTGTTCACCCCGGAGGGAGCGGCAGTATTCCGAACGCACTCGTAGTTGGGGTGATGCTGTCGGTCGATTTGTAG
- a CDS encoding carboxylesterase/lipase family protein, whose amino-acid sequence MTFSYSRLFAPIFILLLPTFVGCGQQRLNLTPGEYSEEIRFPDIYEDISVFEKPECTTSSVKVGQGLLCGNQIGASGGKGAAAYLGIPYAESTGGGNRWRAPVPKAGWSGVLRATRLGPSCPQNADLDYPQSEDCLSLNVWTPLNGADTPRAVMVFIYGGAFVFGSNCDPTYDGAYTAAYGDVVVVSMNYRLGALGFLAGVEDKRTGEKINGNFGLQDQILALKWVRENIEAFGGDPEKITVYGESAGAMSIGIHLVRPETSKLFRAAIMGSNPYGVPYKSLKNAESITKRFAHNLGCPKDDIECMRGKLPAVVLYAQQQRNLIWPSVFNGLRDLLAWSPVIDRDFLKGQPLEMLTEGATDKPIIVGTNRNEGLLFVEKTKSTLQVGEISDFEYRLAIDFIFRDNEIREKIYENYPPNKDRNAEIISKIITEYLFTCPNHYAASDGSSRAWYYLFDHVSSFNFWPSVPACKDAVCHSDELPYVFHTAAERGDSFTPQEKLLSNLMVGYWTDFAKYLRPDRSGSEWPPYMPGSMKLVFVTPVAQIKADDEKNADCEFWDKIGYDLTGSFWGLF is encoded by the coding sequence ATGACTTTTTCCTACAGCAGGCTTTTCGCGCCGATATTCATATTACTGCTCCCCACGTTCGTCGGATGCGGGCAGCAGAGACTGAATTTAACCCCCGGAGAGTATTCGGAAGAAATAAGGTTCCCTGACATATACGAAGATATATCTGTATTTGAGAAACCAGAGTGCACCACTTCCTCTGTTAAAGTCGGGCAGGGTTTACTCTGCGGAAATCAAATAGGCGCTTCCGGAGGCAAAGGGGCGGCCGCTTATCTGGGAATTCCCTACGCCGAGTCCACCGGAGGAGGGAACCGCTGGCGGGCGCCCGTGCCCAAAGCGGGATGGAGCGGAGTACTGAGAGCGACACGGCTCGGACCTTCATGCCCGCAGAATGCGGACCTGGATTATCCGCAGAGCGAGGACTGTCTCAGTCTAAACGTCTGGACCCCGTTAAACGGTGCGGATACCCCTAGGGCGGTAATGGTTTTTATATACGGCGGCGCTTTCGTGTTCGGTTCCAACTGCGATCCGACGTACGACGGCGCATACACAGCGGCGTATGGGGATGTAGTGGTCGTTAGTATGAATTACCGTTTGGGGGCGCTCGGTTTTTTAGCCGGGGTCGAGGATAAAAGAACGGGGGAGAAAATAAACGGCAACTTCGGTCTGCAGGATCAGATTCTTGCCCTCAAATGGGTGCGCGAGAATATTGAAGCTTTTGGCGGGGACCCTGAAAAAATTACGGTTTACGGCGAGAGCGCGGGCGCGATGAGCATAGGAATACATCTGGTCAGGCCTGAAACGAGTAAGTTATTCAGGGCCGCCATAATGGGGAGCAATCCTTACGGCGTGCCTTATAAATCGCTCAAAAACGCGGAATCGATTACTAAAAGATTTGCTCACAACCTGGGGTGTCCGAAGGACGATATAGAGTGTATGAGGGGAAAGCTTCCCGCCGTGGTACTGTATGCGCAGCAGCAGAGAAACCTGATATGGCCCTCGGTTTTTAACGGCTTGCGCGATCTTCTCGCCTGGTCTCCGGTCATAGACAGGGATTTTTTAAAGGGCCAGCCGCTTGAAATGCTGACAGAGGGCGCAACGGACAAGCCCATTATTGTAGGGACAAACCGGAATGAGGGTCTGCTCTTTGTCGAGAAGACGAAATCCACCCTTCAAGTCGGGGAGATATCCGACTTCGAGTACCGGCTTGCAATAGATTTTATCTTCCGCGACAATGAAATCCGGGAAAAAATATATGAGAACTACCCGCCGAACAAGGATCGAAACGCGGAGATTATTTCAAAAATAATTACCGAATACCTGTTTACCTGCCCGAACCATTACGCAGCATCAGATGGCTCTTCACGTGCCTGGTACTATCTATTCGACCACGTTTCCTCTTTTAATTTCTGGCCGTCCGTTCCGGCTTGTAAAGATGCGGTGTGCCACAGTGACGAGCTTCCCTATGTTTTTCACACGGCTGCTGAAAGGGGGGATAGCTTTACCCCGCAGGAAAAACTCCTTTCCAATCTCATGGTCGGTTACTGGACAGATTTTGCAAAGTATCTCCGCCCCGATCGGTCGGGCAGCGAGTGGCCGCCTTACATGCCGGGCTCCATGAAGCTTGTTTTCGTGACACCTGTAGCCCAAATTAAAGCCGATGATGAGAAGAATGCGGACTGCGAGTTCTGGGACAAGATCGGCTACGACCTCACAGGTTCTTTCTGGGGTTTATTCTGA
- a CDS encoding methyltransferase domain-containing protein, with the protein MPSYILPHSIPQEDRRLTLMSRLLDPNTCFRIEQTGVRRGWSCLEVGAGNGSVSYWLASKVGPGGRVVSADMDTNFLERLNLPNLEVRKLDIVSEAIETSSYDLVFARAILHHLPSRFDVIGKLAGAVKTGGYIVLEEPDFHPAGCAENATWRDFWEGITSWAAEKGVDYYIGRKVAPRLQELGIEDIKSHGETLLFNGGSDGAEYYKLFIEEVGADLVDTDYVTQNLMDDVLALLQDPSFWSMNISFIVTSGRKPEK; encoded by the coding sequence ATGCCGTCTTATATTCTTCCGCATTCAATTCCGCAGGAGGACAGAAGGCTTACGCTTATGTCTCGATTGCTCGATCCGAATACATGCTTTCGAATTGAGCAGACGGGGGTCAGAAGGGGGTGGAGCTGCCTTGAGGTCGGCGCAGGGAACGGGAGCGTCTCATACTGGCTCGCGTCTAAAGTCGGCCCCGGCGGACGCGTCGTTTCAGCCGATATGGATACGAACTTCCTTGAGCGCCTCAACCTGCCCAACCTTGAGGTCAGGAAACTTGATATAGTATCCGAGGCAATAGAGACATCCTCTTATGATCTTGTCTTCGCAAGGGCGATACTTCATCATCTTCCCTCCCGGTTTGACGTTATCGGGAAATTGGCCGGAGCCGTTAAGACCGGAGGCTATATAGTGCTCGAAGAACCGGATTTTCACCCTGCCGGGTGTGCCGAAAACGCTACATGGCGGGATTTCTGGGAGGGGATTACATCATGGGCGGCTGAAAAGGGCGTGGATTATTATATAGGAAGAAAGGTTGCGCCCAGGCTTCAGGAACTCGGCATCGAGGATATTAAGTCTCACGGTGAGACTCTTTTGTTTAACGGAGGCTCGGATGGGGCTGAATATTACAAGCTGTTTATAGAAGAAGTGGGAGCTGATTTGGTGGATACAGACTATGTCACACAGAATCTTATGGATGATGTCTTGGCGCTGCTTCAGGATCCCAGCTTCTGGTCTATGAATATATCCTTTATAGTTACGTCCGGGCGGAAGCCTGAGAAATAG
- a CDS encoding dienelactone hydrolase family protein codes for MKVLSIVFILIFSFFTVASQAKIVGEEVQYKADDATFNGYMAYDDSIEGKRPGILVVHEWWGHNDYARKRADMLAGLGYTALAVDMYGDGETADHPEKAGELSGKVMSNLDDAKKRFQAALTLLKEQKTVDPEHIAAIGYCFGGAVVLNMALRGVDLDGVASFHGILPTSAPENAQVKADIIVFHGGDDPFVPQDQLDAFKKVMEDTNASYDLVIYPGVKHSFTNPSADEKGKKFDLPLEYNEQADKDSWEKFQAFLKKIFQPEND; via the coding sequence ATGAAAGTACTCAGCATTGTATTCATTTTGATATTCTCATTTTTCACCGTGGCATCCCAGGCCAAAATCGTGGGCGAAGAGGTTCAGTATAAAGCCGACGACGCCACTTTCAACGGCTATATGGCCTACGACGACAGCATCGAAGGCAAAAGGCCGGGCATTCTAGTAGTTCATGAATGGTGGGGTCACAACGATTACGCCAGAAAAAGGGCGGATATGCTGGCCGGATTGGGTTATACCGCGCTCGCGGTAGATATGTACGGTGACGGCGAGACGGCCGACCATCCCGAAAAAGCGGGAGAGCTTTCGGGAAAGGTTATGTCCAATCTCGACGATGCAAAGAAACGGTTTCAGGCGGCTTTAACATTATTGAAGGAACAGAAGACGGTTGATCCCGAGCACATCGCAGCCATAGGTTATTGTTTCGGGGGCGCGGTCGTCCTGAATATGGCTTTAAGGGGAGTCGACCTTGACGGTGTCGCGAGCTTTCACGGTATTCTTCCGACAAGCGCCCCGGAGAACGCCCAGGTTAAAGCCGATATAATAGTATTTCACGGCGGCGACGATCCGTTCGTACCCCAGGATCAGCTGGACGCCTTCAAAAAGGTAATGGAGGACACTAACGCAAGCTACGATTTGGTGATATATCCCGGAGTAAAACACAGCTTCACCAACCCGTCAGCCGATGAAAAGGGGAAGAAGTTTGATCTCCCTCTAGAATACAACGAGCAGGCCGACAAGGATTCGTGGGAAAAATTCCAGGCTTTCCTGAAAAAGATATTCCAGCCTGAAAACGACTGA